The following DNA comes from Mastomys coucha isolate ucsf_1 unplaced genomic scaffold, UCSF_Mcou_1 pScaffold11, whole genome shotgun sequence.
CTTTTTCCACACTGAATTTATATCCATCGATTTTGATTAAGTTAGGAAAGATATTTGCATGGGAACACTGTAGGCTAAATCCTGCCTTCTCCCCATTTGACAAAAAGAACAGACTGGAGAAATGGAACAATGAATGGGCTGGAGGCATCAGGTTCAGAAAACAATCCACATCACAGAAACTTGTATTTTGGATTCACAGTTCATCATTCTATTCCCAACGTCCTTTAGTCTCTTCCTTTAGGCCTACTCAGCTCAGTTTCCTTTTCCTCGGGTCCTAACACAATTCTGATTCTATGCACTTCTAGCAGTCTGTTGTGGTGTTCTGTACCTACCACATGAACCACAGGCTGCCTTTCCGCCAGACTCAGCTCCTCCTTCGGAGGCAGGGAGCCATGGGAGGGACAGAGTATAAACAAGCCAAGTCCCTGCCCCTCTGGGAGCTTAATCCCAGAGCGTCTAGTATTGTCTGGGCTTGAAGCCGAGTATGACTTGTACTGCAAAGAGGTACAAGGTCCTGCGAGCCATCTTGAAGGTTTGTACACCCCTTCGCGGCTCACAGGTTTCCTAAGGAACCCAGGAAgtatgctttgttttgctttttaattttaagaaagggAGATTCGAGGCTCCCGGAATTGCGGAGACTCTAGTTCAATGTTGAATTTTAAGACTAAGGAAATGGGCTCCAGTGGAGTCACTGGATAATTCCCAAGGTCACAAGCGAGTAGCTAGTACTACGGAAGTCTGTCCCGACCCAGGTTCGTGGATAGGTCTCAAGAATGCGCTCTCCGTACGAGTGTTTATTTTGCAACCACGCCTGCTCCCAATCCCTAAATCAGTGGGCAACCTGACACCCGCTTGAGCGGCGGAGCTTGGAACCCGCCTGCTCTCCGCTAACCTCGCGCGGAGCGTGGGAGGAGCGCTGGCTGGGCACCGACGTCCCAGTCCCCTTACCCCGGGCAGAGTCCGCCAAACAGAACAAGCCAGCCCCGGCCAAGCCTAGGCCAGAGCCAGCCCCGCCCCTCttcgccccgccccgcccctccgcGCCGCAGCCGCACGTGCAGAGCCTCGTGCAATCGCGCCGGCCCCGCCCCCCTCGTCCCATTGGCTGCCGTGAGCCTTTCCCTCACTGCCCCGCCCCGCGAGGTCCGACTCTGCTGCCGCTCCACGTGACCCCTGGGGGTGGGCCACAGCGCCCAGCTCCGCCTTCCTCTGAGCTGGCTTCtcggagggaaggaggaaaaggaggctgCGATGGACTGGGAGGAAACCTGTAGTCACGAAAGTGGGTGGCGAAGGGGACGCGACGGACCAAAAAGAACGGAGGTGCTCTACAGAAGGCCGCGACGCTCCCAGGCAGGCGGAGCGGTACTGCTCACCTGGCCCAGCACGTGTCGACAGCGTTTGGTTCCCACAGCCAATCCCAGCTCGAAGAGCTGTGCCCGCCCTCACGCGGAGCGCACCAATCGGAAGCCACGCTCTGGGACCGCTGGCCGGGCCTTATGAATAATGAATGAGACGGAACCAGTCCGCGGGAGGGGTGCGGATGGCGAGAGGCGGGGGTGCAGTGGCGCGTCTGCGCAGTGCTGCCCGTGTCAGCAGCTGCGGCGGGTCGAGCCGCTCCGGCCCAGCTCGGGGTGCGGGCGGGGGAGGCGAGGCGCACGAGTGGGGCGCAGGGCACGATGTCCGACGCGGGCGGCGGGAAGAAGCCGCCTGTGGAGCCTCAGGCGGGGCCGGGCCCGGGGCGTGCTGCTGGAGAACGGGGCCTGTCGGGCTCGTTCCCCCTGGTCCTGAAGAAGCTGATGGAGAACCCCCCGCGCGAGACGCGCCTCGGTGAGGGGGGGGCGGCTCGCGCGTGTCTGGGGGCGGGGTTTCTGTAAAGGCGGGGCCTTGTGGGGGCGGGGCGGGCCCGGTCAGAGGTCAGGGTGAAGCGGTCCAGTGGAGGGGTGCTTATGCGGGCCCCGAGATGACTAGGGGCCTGCTGGACTAGGCCTCTAGCCCAGAGAGAAAGTCGGGGGACGATCCGGAAAGGACAGGTCAACAGAACTTTGCAAGGAAGCAGCCGCTTAGAGGGGGCTCCAGCGGGGCTGCCTGCATCCAAATCCTTAGGATGCTGCTTGCCTTAAAATGCGGGTTCCTGGGCCTCACCTAGTCTGCGGATCTTGAGACAGAGCTTGTATTTTAAGAAACACTCCTCTGCACCCTCGTGGGTGCAGAGTTCACCACCAAAGTTTGAGAGGCCCTGATCACTATAGCAGATGGCCTTTGAATGTCTTTGGCCCGTCCTGGAGAAGGAGGATTCTTCCTCTCCACGAGTGGACATTGAGCAGGTCCCACTGTGGTGCTTTACTGGAAACGCATCCCTGGGACACTGCTGATGTGCAGGTGAAGGAGGCAGTTTGAAACGAGGGTCGGTAGTGTCTCCCAGTTGTTTTTAAATCAAagcctggttttaaaaaaaaaaaaattaaggggaTGAAGAATGGGGCAGGTAGGACTGGGATGAGGGTTAGAATGTGGCAACTGAGGTCCTCCTCCTGGTTAATTGTTGGGAATCACAATAGCAGGACCGGGCTTCATCGAATTGCCCAGGCCACAAGGGTCCCTGGGGCCTTGTGTGGAAAGCAGGCTTGGCCTGGGCGTTTGGCCTGGAAAAGCAGCAGGACTGCCACCTATTGTGGGGTTTTAGGTCCTTGAGGTGTGCTTTCATCGTGAGATCTTCAGATTTCCAAGAGCTCAGCTTAATTAGGGTATCTGGGAAGGAATTGGCTTTTGGTGGGTTGCCTATACTGGGGAACTCATTTCCCTTCCTAAAatgccatttttctttccttggatGTGTTCCGGGGCTGCTCTGCCCGTGGTTGTCACTGTTGCCTTAGAAATAGCTTCTGCTCATCAGGTGAGGCTaggttctctcctcctgcctcaggacctCATGTGCACAAACCAGACCTGAGTGTAAGACAAACTGCAAGGGCTGGTGCTCACATCTGGCAGCTCTTGCTTAAGCTTACCAGAGAGTAGCTTACAGGGGTTTTTGCCTTACATTTGCACATACTCGAAAAGCATCTTGACATAGTCTTTTCTTGTTTGGGTTAGTATTTCCACTTTGTAGGTAAGGAAAGTTGAGACTCTTAAGGGGCATAGATGGTTTCTCAAGGTCACATGGGTGGGCCTTCTGGCTCTTGGTTTGGTGTTCTTTCTGTTGTATGAAAGTGACAACCACTGGTGTCAGTCCCTGTGATTTAAGCCCTGGACACATCAGTCATTTAccttttgaaattaatttaaaacttgaCCTTACGAACACTGAATTAAAATAGCTTGACTGACTGTAGTGATGcttgcttgcaatcccagcactggagaggtagaggcagggggatcactagttcaaggtcatcctctggtGCACATCGTTTGAAGTTACCTTGGATTTCacgaccctatctcagaaaatctgaaaaaaaaaaatgtcttaattGCTTTGGTCTGGCAAAATGAGGAACTTCCTGTTGCTTGTCTATCTGTCAGGCTGCTTTttatctcctcccttctcttacCTCTTTTGATCCCAAGTGACCCCACCCGACTGATCCATTGTTTCTGAACAGAATGTGGACTCTGAGATGGCAGGGAGGCCCCCTGCCCACCCAGCCCACGGGTTTGGAGTTTTGTTGCCTCCCAGTTGTTTTTAAATCAAAgcctggtttaaaaaaattaaattaaaaaggcaGCCATAAGAATTCATGTTAAATCACATTACAAGCTATGAGCAAGTTCTGCTTGTGAGAACCTCTACCTCACGGGGTCTGGTCATTGTTCTTGGACTAATAGGCTGCCTTTGGCTGTCTGGTCTTGGGACCCAAGCATGACTGCTTTTTCTCCAACATAATAATATTTgatgtctctctttttttacttctaaatccaaagttcaaagttgtCTCCTTCAATTTTGAAAACCCATTATGAATGTGTCATGATTTATCTCCCACTTTTGATGAGCTTCCTTCCCACTCTGATTTCCTTCTTGTCCTGTcacatttctctgtatttttttttttaattgccctCTCTTGGATATCCATGTGCATAACCTTTTGACTAAGACATGGGGGATTTGATCTTCACTAATTGATTAGCTTTGCTCTGAATAAAAACAGTCTTTCTTCTTCAGCTCCTCCCTTTTCCATCCTCCCAGGAAACCTACCTGCCATCTTTTCTGCTTATTCAGGGATAAAGCCTTCTAAACGGGTTGCTCTGAAAAGAGCTCCAGATCCTCTCACTGCAGTCACCTGAATGCTTTCTGTAAGTCCAGCATTCTCCAGGCATTACACAGATTCCACAGCCACTGCTTAGCCTCCTTGTTGCCCCCTGAAGTCTGGAACTGAATCCAACACAGTCCCTGCCCTCAGTGAGCTCATAGCAATAAAGAATGTGTACTGTGTACCATGTACTTGGTAATAATCATTTTCACATGCTGTCTCTATTCTTCACAAAATAGGTGACTCAGGTTAAGTAACATGGATCTGGTCACATGTCCCACAGCTAGTGGGTAGCAGCCCTGGGTTGCTATGGAGAAACCCAAGTGCAGGGAAAAGGACAGGGGAACCTAGAAGTTATTGGCTTGAGGATCTCAGCCCTTTCCACACTAAGATATCAGCAAAGGTCAGAAGCACCACTTCCTTCCTCATAGCCTCTCCATGATGCCTGCCCTCAGCCTATCTTGTATTAACTCTGGGACCACCTCATGCCTCAGAATATGCAGCTGGCATTTCACGAAGGTCAGATACAGAAGAGAATGTAGTACCACTCCCTGAGGAGACCAGCCTGCCTGGTTTAAGCACCAGGGTACAATAAGAAGACAGGATGTGCTCTTGAAACGTATATATGGGGTACGGATGGGTCTTCTCCAAGGCTCACTGTCCCCATCATGGGATGAGTTGTTCTCTTGTGTGGTGTCTCATCATAGATTTtgtttacagataaagaaaaggggaaggaaaagctGGAGGAAGACGAGTCAGCAGCAGCCAGTAccatggctgtctctgcctccctcatgcCACCCATCTGGGACAAGACCATCCCCTACGATGGCGAGTCCTTCCACCTAGAGTACATGGACCTGGATGAGTTCCTGCTGGAGAACGGCATCCCTGCCAGCCCCACCCACCTGGCCCAGaaccttctgctgcctgtggcagAGCTTGAAGGGAAGGAGTCTGCCAGCTCTTCCACGGCATCTCCACCATCTTCCTCTACTGCCATCTTTCAGCCCTCGGAAACCGTGTCCAGCACAGGTTGGTGACAGGCCTCTGGGGAGGCCCACCTGTTTCATCTAAGGAGCCCACTTCCCATTGAGTTCTGCTGTCCACACTCCTGTGTTCCCCTTTTCTGAAACAGGTCTGGGTGGGCAGCAGATTAGAGGAGCCCTCTGTTCCCCCCTCTTGAATACTGTCCGTAAGACTGGGTATGAAACAGTCACCCTGGCAGCAGCCTTCCTCTGTTGGGGCACTGCTCAGGATGCCAGGATGAGCTCCAGGCTGCAGCTCTGCCAGAGAAATCCCACTATGCATTTGATGCTGTATTTCGGCCACAGATTCTTGGGAGGTTTAGGCAACACTACTAAACAAGCACTGTTACTGTCATTCTGGCTGTACCTGCTAACATTTACTTAGGACTTATTCTATGTCCGACTTTAACAAAAAGTCATCAAAACATTCTTCCAAGattagatgaggaaactgaggcacagagaagtaAGACACTTGCCCAAGTCACCCTGCTGAAAGTTACTGAAGTAGCATTTGAACCCAAGATGCTTGTGTGCATAGGCAGGCACTGCTCAGACACTAGCACAGGTGATCCTCCTactgctttaaaacaaaacaaaacaaaaacaagacatcCTTCAGGATCTAAAAGACTGTTTTGGCTTGGgggtcatttttgtttttttgtttgtttgtttgtggttttggtttatttgctTTCCTATCTGAACATAAACTCATTGGGGAAGGTTTGTGTCCCTGTTCAGACGCCATGCAGTTTCTGTAGCCTTAGAGACAGGATGGCGGATGTCTTCTGGGGCCCACACCACAGAGCTATCATGCTGTGTTTCTGTTGAACTTCTCAGAAGGGaaagttttcaaataaaacataaaaagtaagAAGCTGGAGTGTATATCACTGGTAGAGCATTTTACTGTGTATCTGAAATgtccttttagatttttttttttttttttttgagacagggtttctctgtgtagccctggctgtcctggaatttactctgtagaccaggctgtcctcaaactcagaaatccgcctgactctgcctcccaagtgctgggattaaaggcgtgtgccaccaccacccggcccagattatttttttaaagatttatttatttattatatgtaagtacactgtagctgtcttcagacaccccagaagaaggtgtcagatctcattgtggatggttgtgagctatcatgtggttgctgggatttgaactcacgaccttcagaagagcagtcagcactcttaacctctgagccatctctccagccccagattttttttttaatatgcaagtacactgtagctatcttcagatacatatcagattccattatagatggttgcgagccaccatgtggttactgggatttgaacttaggacctttgaaagagcagtcagtgctcttaaccaccgagccatctctccagcccagatttattatttttaattatggggGACTaatacatggatgctgggaactgaactcaggttcaaaAGCAGCACATGGTTTTAGCCACTGTATCTCTGCAGCCCCAATACATCTGTAATCCTTATTAcatagaaggctgaggcaggaggatcacaagtttaaagCTAGTCTAAataacatagtgagaccctacctcaaaaattaaaatataaaaaaggctGGAGATGTAATTTAGTGGCAGtgggcttgcttagcatgcacaaaaccttgAATTctagactggaaagatggctcagcacttaagagtgttggttgctcttccagaggacccaggtttggatttccagcacatacatggtggctcacaactatctgtaactgtCCAGTTCCAGTGCATCtaacacccacttctggcctctttgggtaaCAGGTGTGCATGTGATAGACAGACATGCatagatacaaaataaatattttttaaaaagccttgcttgggtttctttctcagtactgcaaaataaattttaattaaataaaaattaaagacaaaggaaatggTTGGGAGAGATCACAGTCATAAAGATCACTTATTGTTCCTACAGAGGACCTGAGATGGTCCCCAACACCCACACTGTATCCCACAACCATTTATGACGccagttccagaggactcaacagtcatgcacatggtgtacacacatgcatggaagtagaacactcatacacataaagtaaataaacctaAAGGACAAACAGAGAGACGGCTGAGTAGTAAATTAGTAAGTCATTTGGACAGTTCAGACTCTTATCACCATGGGGTCAGACACTGCCGCTGTCAGCCAGCCAGTCTGCAGAAATAaggcaggttcagtgagagaccctatctcaaaaaataaggaagagtggactagcaagatggctcagcagaaatAAGAATTTTCCATGATGTCTAATGGAGTGGTGGGACTCAAACTTGGGTCCACTGTATGTATAATCAGGACAACTGAGCTCCAGGACccatacaggagagaaacagctcttgtaagttgtcctctggccttcggATATGCTATATGATAGGTGTGTAGATGCACACACctagaaataaaaggaagtaaaaggTTTAAAAAGGTGGAGTGATTGAGAAAGACCCAGCATTAAACTCTGATCTtgagctagcaagatggctcagcaggtaagatcactgactgctctactgaaggtcctgagttcaaatcccagcaaccacatggtggttcacaatcacccataatgagatctgatgcctttttctggtgctgtctgaagacagctacagtatacttaattataataataaataaattcaaaacaaaacaaaactttggcCTTGACATGTATGTACACTCATGTGTACACCTTAAACAatgtttagctgggcagtggtgacctacgtctttaatcctagcacttggaattaaaaaccagccaaacaaacaagcaaacaaacaaacaaaaaacaacaacaaaacaatgtttaaataCTAAACAAGTGGAATTGACAATGaattacagagatctgcctgcctctgcctcctgagaactggtaataaaggcatgtggcaccatacCCACCctaaggaaagattttttttttttttggtttgatttttttgagacagggtttctctgtgtagccctggctgtcctggaactcactctgcagaccaggctggcctcaaactcagaaatccgccggcctctgcctcccaagtgctgggattaaaggcgtgcgccaccaccgcccggcaatagcTGAGCTTCTTAACAATAGAattgtcttctgttttgtttttaaatactacaATTgagttcccagtactcaggaagcagagagagaagattgTCCCAACTTGAGAATAGCCTGGTTTAtaaaatgagttctaggccagcctgaactacatagattgaattccaggatagctgtCAGAGAGCCTGGGTCAGCAAGGGTCAGGGTCACCAAGATGGCTTATCAGTAGGGATGCTTGCCATCAAACCTGAAGACCTtgtgggagagaactgacttgtacaagttgtcctctgacctccattcttGTACagtggtacatgtacacataggCATGTGCATGCTCGCGTACgcgtgcacaggcacacacacacacaaatgttcaaGTGTGAGCAGAGGATGCAGTGCAGTAGTCAAGTGTTTTCTTTGCATTTGGGGGTtccaggtttaattcccaacaccatacacgtgcacacataataataataattataaattcatTGCATCACTACCCTTACATTTATAACTTTATGtagttttataatataaatataaattatgtgGGCATTTTATTGTCTTAATGGTAACaaaacatgctgggcagtggaggcaacacacttaattccagcccttgggaggccaaagcaggcagatttctgtgagtttgaggctatcctggtctgcagagtgagttctaagacataCAGTGCTACACaatagtgagaacttgtctcaaaaactaaaatagttTCACAGAACATACTTAATAGAAAGCTGGGTGTAGTGCTCACTTCGGcaacacatatactaaaattggaacaatacagagaagattagcatggcccgtgcaaggatgacacgcaaattcatgaaacgttccatatttaaaaggaagaaagaaagctgggtATGTTGACTTATACCTCTGATTCTAGTACtaaagaaactaagacaggaggattgccatgaattcAGTCCAGCCTTAGCTACACAGAAAGGTAGATACGAAACTAAaaccctttatttttttttccatttactttgTAGTAAAGGCATCAGTAGTGCGTGTGTTTTGTGTCTGACTTCCTTTATACAGTGTTTTGTGAATGCCATCTTGTCACTGTAGGGGAGGTTTGCCAGTTCCCATTGGTGGCTAATACCATGCGAGCACACTGCACACCACTGTATAACCATTCTGCAGTTGAACAGTGGAGCTCGCTATGTGGTATAGTtgaagttcttttgttttgttttgttttgtttcaagacagggtttctctgtgtagccctagctgtcctggaactcactctatagaccaggctggcctcgaactcagaggccagcctgcctcccaagtactagtaCTAGCCTGGCCTTAGTTGAAGTTCTTAACAATGCTACTAGGAAcatttgtgtgcctgtgtcctgGCCAGTACTTTTGTGTATTTCTCTTAGGTGTTTACTTAGGAGTAGACTGGATGAGTCAGTGCACATGAATGtatttcccttttccctccttctcctcctcctccctcctcttctt
Coding sequences within:
- the Tef gene encoding thyrotroph embryonic factor isoform X1 gives rise to the protein MSDAGGGKKPPVEPQAGPGPGRAAGERGLSGSFPLVLKKLMENPPRETRLDKEKGKEKLEEDESAAASTMAVSASLMPPIWDKTIPYDGESFHLEYMDLDEFLLENGIPASPTHLAQNLLLPVAELEGKESASSSTASPPSSSTAIFQPSETVSSTESSLEKERETPSPIDPNCVEVDVNFNPDPADLVLSSVPGGELFNPRKHKFAEEDLKPQPMIKKAKKVFVPDEQKDEKYWTRRKKNNVAAKRSRDARRLKENQITIRAAFLEKENTALRTEVAELRKEVGKCKTIVSKYETKYGPL